A genomic stretch from Candidatus Hydrogenedentota bacterium includes:
- a CDS encoding metal ABC transporter permease, with protein sequence MPPWIDFFTFRDTNVRLILAGCILLGITAGVIGCFALLRKRALLGDALAHSALPGVCVAFILTGTKNPVIILAGATIACWIGAIAIDLIARYTRVKEESALGMVLSVFFGAGILLLTYIQHSGNAAQAGLDKFLFGQASAMLDRDVWTLAIAAVLMLAAVVLAYKEFKVVSFDPSFASSIGLRTRVIEFALATLTVLAVAIGLQAVGVVLMAAMLVTPAASARYWTDNLARMIVLSGIFGAVSGAIGTYVSYLGPRMPTGPWMVVAATVVFAVSLLFAPRRGLVARLLLLWRIRRKTADENILRTLYLEGERHQDMDTACSMANLLQFRSMNAARLDHTLTRLAKQGYVREPSDGMFALTPKGVARGARLTRLHRLWELYLTRKLELAPDHVHDDAEEIEHIITPELEARLVASLNDPAEDPHARHIPPALGAGSAAP encoded by the coding sequence CTGCCGCCGTGGATCGACTTCTTCACCTTTCGCGACACCAACGTCCGTCTTATCCTCGCCGGGTGCATCTTGCTCGGAATAACGGCGGGCGTCATCGGGTGCTTTGCGCTCCTGCGCAAACGCGCGCTGTTGGGCGATGCGCTCGCCCATTCCGCGCTGCCTGGCGTATGCGTCGCGTTCATCCTCACCGGCACGAAGAACCCGGTCATCATTCTCGCCGGCGCCACGATCGCCTGTTGGATCGGCGCGATCGCGATCGACCTCATCGCGCGCTACACGCGCGTCAAAGAGGAAAGTGCGCTTGGCATGGTACTGTCCGTGTTCTTCGGCGCGGGCATCCTCCTCCTGACTTACATTCAACACAGCGGCAACGCCGCGCAGGCCGGTCTCGACAAGTTCCTCTTCGGACAAGCCTCGGCTATGCTCGATCGCGACGTCTGGACGCTCGCCATCGCAGCCGTTCTCATGCTCGCCGCGGTCGTGCTCGCGTACAAGGAATTCAAGGTCGTGTCGTTCGATCCGTCGTTCGCATCGTCGATCGGCCTGCGAACGCGTGTCATCGAATTTGCCCTCGCGACGCTCACGGTGCTCGCCGTGGCGATCGGGCTCCAGGCGGTCGGCGTGGTGCTCATGGCCGCCATGCTCGTCACTCCCGCGGCGTCCGCGCGCTACTGGACCGATAACCTTGCGCGCATGATCGTCCTCTCCGGTATCTTCGGCGCGGTCAGCGGCGCCATCGGCACCTACGTAAGCTATCTCGGCCCGCGCATGCCCACCGGACCGTGGATGGTCGTCGCCGCCACCGTCGTCTTCGCGGTCTCACTCCTGTTCGCGCCGCGCCGCGGACTCGTCGCGCGGCTGCTCCTGCTGTGGCGCATTCGCCGAAAAACCGCGGACGAAAATATTCTCCGCACCCTGTATCTCGAGGGCGAACGCCACCAGGACATGGACACGGCGTGTTCCATGGCCAACCTCCTGCAATTCCGTTCGATGAACGCCGCGCGCCTCGATCACACGCTTACGCGCCTCGCCAAACAAGGATACGTGCGCGAACCATCCGACGGCATGTTCGCACTGACACCCAAGGGGGTCGCGCGCGGCGCGCGTCTCACGCGCCTTCACCGTTTGTGGGAACTGTACCTCACGCGCAAACTCGAACTCGCGCCCGACCACGTCCACGACGACGCGGAGGAGATCGAGCACATCATCACGCCCGAACTCGAGGCGCGTCTCGTCGCGTCCCTGAACGATCCCGCCGAGGACCCGCATGCGCGGCACATTCCGCCCGCGTTGGGCGCGGGGAGCGCGGCCCCATGA
- a CDS encoding metal ABC transporter permease, with protein sequence MSNPAWVVLVGSLASAACALVGCFLVLRKQAMMGDAISHSVLPGIVIAFLVTQSRAPIPMLLGAGALGLLTAFTTNALERHGRLQPDASIGVTFTWLFAVGVILISAFAGHVDLDAECVLYGEIASSPWDIWILGDTDMGPRAVWILGAITIANLVFVTLGYKQLKLTSFDPGMAAALGINVTLWHYLLMGFVSLTTVGAFESVGAILVVAMLIVPPNTAYLLTDRLSRMLALSVMLGIASALGGYWLAALIDGSIAGAMAVVSGMLFALAALFSPTHGIIAGYIARRHAIASPE encoded by the coding sequence ATGAGCAATCCCGCCTGGGTCGTGCTCGTCGGATCGCTCGCCTCCGCCGCCTGCGCGCTGGTCGGATGTTTTCTCGTCCTGCGCAAACAGGCGATGATGGGCGACGCGATCAGCCACTCGGTGTTGCCCGGCATCGTTATCGCCTTTCTGGTCACCCAAAGCCGCGCGCCGATCCCGATGCTGCTTGGCGCGGGCGCATTGGGACTTCTCACGGCCTTCACCACGAACGCGCTCGAACGCCATGGCCGCCTGCAACCCGACGCTTCGATCGGCGTCACGTTCACGTGGCTATTCGCGGTGGGCGTAATCCTCATCTCAGCGTTCGCGGGCCACGTCGACCTCGATGCCGAATGCGTCCTCTACGGCGAAATCGCGTCGTCACCGTGGGACATATGGATTCTCGGCGACACCGATATGGGCCCGCGCGCCGTCTGGATTCTCGGCGCCATCACCATCGCCAACCTGGTCTTTGTTACGCTCGGTTATAAGCAACTGAAGCTTACCTCCTTCGATCCTGGAATGGCCGCGGCGCTCGGCATCAACGTCACCCTCTGGCATTACCTGCTCATGGGCTTCGTGTCGCTCACCACCGTCGGCGCGTTCGAGAGCGTGGGCGCAATTCTCGTTGTCGCGATGCTCATTGTTCCGCCCAACACCGCCTACCTGTTGACAGACCGCCTCTCGCGAATGCTCGCCTTGTCCGTTATGCTCGGAATCGCCAGCGCGCTCGGCGGCTATTGGCTCGCCGCGCTCATAGACGGTTCCATCGCGGGCGCTATGGCCGTCGTCAGCGGCATGCTCTTCGCGCTCGCTGCCCTCTTTTCGCCGACCCACGGCATCATCGCCGGCTACATCGCACGCCGCCACGCGATCGCCTCGCCCGAATAG
- a CDS encoding PDZ domain-containing protein, with translation MQSRYVRSTLLFLTAATISFAQDAPDSVRSAVDVAIAKVKPALVRIGVVWTDYNDGREEKYEASGSGTIVTGEGHVVTNHHVAGHATRIFCTLSTKEIIEADLIGKDPQTDIAVIKLKGERGRIFPTAEFADSSELRVGDIVLAMGSPLSLSQSVTQGIVSNTELVFPARRFGSLTLDGEDVGSLIRWIGHDAPIYPGNSGGPLVNIRGQIVGVNEISIGLGGAIPGNIAKDVTRKLISSGKVERAWIGLNMQPQLKTDVQSRGVLVRNAFAGSPADQAGFKAGDLFTSIAGNDITVRFEEQLPLLNALIASLPIGQPLEATVVRDGKEERLTVTPIPYQEVEPDQDELKEWGVTARNVSFVNAREMKRDTTDGVLITSVRPGGPTGTAKPEINRQDIIVGLNGQPVKDMATLKELTAKILEGQKDPVPVLVEFERKVARLQTVVKVGIAEPPDPGKDVEKAWLAVDTQVITRDIATQVGNPDLKGFRLTQVYPGTTAESAGLKVGDFIYAVDGEPLEAAAPEDYEELTALVRQYKIGSTAEFGVLRGSEKLKIPVQLTASPRQTREMKEYEDFDFEFKVRDLTFIDKVKEKWPEDKAGALVSKIEPGGWAAVANMDPSDLIVKIGGSPIANVDDVEKKMKEIKDSKAESAIFQVERGVYTVFLEFEPKWDAAPAAGKD, from the coding sequence ATGCAGTCCCGTTACGTCCGCAGCACGCTTCTGTTCCTGACCGCGGCCACCATCTCCTTCGCACAGGACGCTCCCGATTCCGTTCGTTCCGCGGTGGACGTCGCCATCGCGAAAGTGAAGCCCGCCCTCGTGCGCATCGGCGTCGTGTGGACGGATTACAACGACGGGCGTGAAGAAAAATACGAAGCCAGCGGCAGCGGCACCATCGTCACGGGCGAAGGCCACGTCGTCACCAACCACCATGTCGCGGGCCACGCCACACGCATCTTCTGCACACTCTCGACAAAAGAGATTATCGAAGCCGATTTGATCGGCAAGGACCCGCAGACCGACATCGCAGTCATCAAACTGAAAGGCGAACGTGGCCGCATTTTCCCCACCGCGGAATTCGCCGACTCCTCCGAGTTGCGCGTGGGCGACATCGTGCTTGCGATGGGAAGCCCGCTCTCGCTTTCGCAAAGCGTCACGCAGGGTATTGTCAGCAACACGGAACTCGTGTTCCCGGCGCGCCGCTTCGGTTCGCTCACGCTGGACGGTGAAGACGTCGGTTCGCTCATTCGCTGGATCGGCCACGACGCGCCAATTTATCCCGGCAACTCCGGCGGCCCGCTCGTGAACATTCGCGGGCAAATCGTCGGCGTGAACGAGATCAGCATCGGGCTGGGCGGGGCCATCCCGGGCAACATCGCGAAGGATGTTACCCGCAAGCTCATCTCGAGCGGAAAGGTCGAGCGCGCCTGGATCGGCCTCAACATGCAGCCGCAACTCAAGACCGATGTTCAATCGCGTGGCGTGCTCGTGCGCAATGCGTTCGCCGGATCTCCCGCCGATCAAGCCGGATTCAAAGCCGGCGATCTCTTCACCTCTATCGCCGGCAACGACATCACCGTGCGTTTCGAAGAGCAGCTCCCGCTGCTCAATGCGCTCATCGCATCGCTCCCAATCGGCCAGCCGCTCGAAGCGACCGTCGTGCGCGACGGCAAAGAGGAGCGATTGACCGTTACACCGATCCCCTACCAGGAAGTAGAGCCCGATCAAGACGAACTCAAAGAGTGGGGGGTCACCGCGCGCAACGTCTCCTTTGTCAATGCGCGCGAAATGAAGCGAGACACGACCGACGGCGTCCTCATCACTTCGGTCCGGCCCGGCGGTCCGACCGGTACGGCGAAACCCGAGATCAATCGCCAGGACATCATCGTCGGTCTGAACGGCCAGCCGGTGAAGGACATGGCCACGCTGAAAGAACTCACGGCGAAGATTCTCGAGGGTCAAAAGGACCCCGTGCCTGTCCTTGTCGAGTTCGAACGCAAGGTCGCGCGGTTGCAGACCGTTGTGAAAGTCGGCATCGCGGAGCCGCCCGACCCCGGCAAGGATGTCGAAAAGGCCTGGCTTGCCGTTGACACGCAAGTCATCACCCGCGATATCGCCACGCAGGTAGGCAACCCCGATCTCAAGGGCTTCCGATTGACGCAGGTGTACCCGGGCACGACGGCGGAATCTGCCGGCCTGAAAGTCGGCGATTTCATTTACGCCGTCGATGGCGAGCCGCTCGAAGCGGCCGCGCCGGAGGACTACGAGGAACTCACCGCCTTGGTGCGGCAATACAAGATCGGATCAACCGCCGAGTTCGGCGTGCTGCGCGGATCGGAAAAACTGAAAATCCCCGTCCAACTCACGGCGTCGCCGCGGCAAACGCGCGAGATGAAGGAGTATGAAGACTTCGACTTCGAGTTCAAGGTCCGCGATTTGACGTTCATCGACAAGGTAAAAGAGAAATGGCCCGAGGACAAGGCCGGCGCCTTGGTCTCAAAGATTGAACCCGGCGGATGGGCCGCCGTCGCGAACATGGACCCCAGCGATCTCATCGTCAAGATCGGCGGTTCTCCCATAGCGAACGTCGACGACGTCGAGAAGAAGATGAAGGAAATCAAGGATTCGAAAGCGGAGAGCGCCATATTCCAGGTCGAACGCGGCGTCTACACCGTCTTTCTGGAATTTGAACCCAAGTGGGACGCAGCCCCCGCTGCAGGAAAGGACTAA
- a CDS encoding trypsin-like peptidase domain-containing protein has translation MLTRAIRLAAIAATCVFSFASLADDVADKGRAVLEKYKSSVVTVRIVIKMQMSMPNFPSREEEMKSEATGTIIDPSGLTVLSLNETDPSGMFENMMEGREGFEVKSTVGDLKILQDDGTEIAAQVVLRDRDLDLAFIRPTEAPKQPLPAVDLAKAATPGLLDPVITINRLGRVAGREYAVSIERINAIVSRPRTFYVMGNDPTQTALGCPALTVDGDAVGLCVLRTVRGGDGGGMGMFGGGDDNMMAIIVPASDVLEVAKQAPAAGEEAKELGAEPKEEKSEEAPKEEAPAPDSGDAPKPEEPKA, from the coding sequence ATGCTGACTCGCGCAATCCGCCTCGCCGCCATCGCGGCAACGTGTGTATTCTCGTTCGCCTCTCTCGCGGATGACGTCGCGGACAAGGGCCGCGCCGTCCTCGAGAAATATAAATCCAGCGTCGTTACTGTGCGCATCGTGATCAAAATGCAGATGTCGATGCCCAACTTCCCGTCGCGCGAAGAGGAAATGAAATCCGAAGCGACAGGTACGATCATCGATCCGTCCGGACTTACCGTGTTGTCGCTGAACGAAACCGACCCGTCCGGCATGTTCGAGAACATGATGGAAGGCCGCGAAGGGTTCGAGGTCAAAAGCACGGTCGGTGATCTGAAAATTCTTCAAGACGACGGAACCGAAATCGCCGCCCAAGTCGTCTTGCGCGATCGCGATCTCGATCTCGCGTTCATCCGGCCCACCGAGGCGCCAAAGCAACCGCTTCCCGCCGTCGATCTGGCGAAAGCGGCGACCCCGGGTCTCCTCGATCCGGTCATCACGATCAATCGCCTGGGCCGTGTTGCCGGCCGCGAATACGCTGTCTCCATCGAACGCATCAACGCGATCGTCTCGCGTCCCCGTACGTTCTACGTGATGGGCAACGACCCAACCCAGACGGCCCTCGGATGCCCCGCCTTGACGGTCGACGGTGACGCGGTGGGCTTGTGCGTACTGCGCACTGTCCGCGGCGGCGACGGCGGCGGTATGGGCATGTTCGGAGGCGGCGACGACAACATGATGGCGATCATCGTCCCCGCGTCGGATGTGCTGGAAGTCGCCAAACAGGCGCCCGCTGCGGGCGAAGAAGCCAAGGAACTTGGCGCGGAACCCAAAGAAGAGAAGTCCGAAGAGGCGCCAAAGGAAGAAGCGCCCGCCCCGGATTCCGGCGACGCACCGAAACCGGAAGAACCCAAAGCATAG
- the rpmB gene encoding 50S ribosomal protein L28, producing MSRVCDYSGKRPQIGKRVVRRGKAKREGGIGQNVTGISTRRWKPNLQKIRIIDENGTVRKVRVCARYIKAGKFVKATKGLKSKKSA from the coding sequence ATGTCTCGAGTGTGTGATTACAGCGGCAAGCGTCCGCAGATCGGTAAGCGCGTTGTGCGTCGCGGTAAGGCGAAGCGCGAAGGCGGTATCGGTCAGAACGTTACGGGTATTTCGACGCGGCGCTGGAAGCCGAACCTTCAGAAGATTCGTATCATTGACGAAAACGGGACGGTCCGCAAGGTGCGGGTATGCGCGCGGTATATCAAGGCGGGCAAGTTCGTGAAGGCGACGAAGGGGTTGAAGTCGAAAAAGAGCGCGTAG
- the rlmN gene encoding 23S rRNA (adenine(2503)-C(2))-methyltransferase RlmN: MKTPLTDMNPAEIADHLRIKPFQGKQIFRWIHQKRVFDFDRMTDLSKELRARLAESYSANQLTLVNMSTSPRAVGTKKALFRLADGETVESVLIREKDRITICLSTQVGCAVKCSFCATGHSGYTRNLTPGEIVEQALYLLADENMGERSPNIVYMGMGEPFRNYDATVRSIRLLMSPDGLGIGARRITVSTVGEVKGIEQFANEDWQVRLSVSLHAANDAKRTELIPLNKKYPIAQLKEAIRTYFDKTGRQITFEWTLLDGVNDSEQDAKELAALANSLKAHVNLIPYNPVHGLGYSPPPRDRCEDFRDMLETAGVSATLRKEKGQDIDAACGQLRRRHIDAT; this comes from the coding sequence ATGAAGACTCCGCTTACAGATATGAATCCGGCCGAGATCGCGGACCACCTCCGCATAAAGCCCTTCCAGGGAAAGCAGATATTTCGCTGGATTCACCAGAAAAGAGTCTTCGACTTCGATCGCATGACCGACCTGTCGAAAGAACTGCGCGCGCGACTTGCGGAATCGTACTCCGCAAATCAACTGACGCTCGTGAACATGTCCACATCGCCCCGCGCGGTGGGCACGAAAAAGGCGCTCTTCAGACTTGCGGACGGCGAGACCGTGGAATCGGTCCTCATTCGCGAAAAAGACCGCATCACGATTTGCCTCTCTACCCAAGTCGGCTGTGCCGTGAAATGTTCGTTCTGCGCGACCGGCCATTCCGGCTACACGCGAAATCTCACGCCCGGCGAGATTGTCGAGCAGGCGCTCTACCTGCTCGCCGACGAAAACATGGGGGAGAGGTCGCCCAACATTGTCTACATGGGAATGGGCGAGCCGTTTCGTAACTACGACGCAACGGTCCGCAGCATCCGGCTCCTGATGTCGCCCGATGGACTCGGCATCGGCGCGCGCCGCATCACCGTGTCGACCGTTGGCGAAGTAAAGGGCATCGAGCAGTTCGCGAATGAAGATTGGCAGGTGCGGCTCAGCGTTTCGCTTCACGCGGCCAACGACGCGAAACGCACGGAACTGATCCCGTTGAACAAGAAATATCCGATCGCACAGCTAAAGGAAGCGATCCGAACCTACTTCGACAAGACCGGCAGGCAAATCACGTTTGAATGGACGCTGCTCGATGGCGTCAACGACTCGGAGCAAGACGCCAAAGAACTCGCCGCGCTCGCGAATAGTCTCAAGGCCCACGTCAACCTCATCCCCTACAACCCGGTGCATGGCCTCGGCTATTCGCCGCCGCCCCGCGATCGATGCGAAGACTTTCGCGACATGCTCGAAACTGCCGGCGTCTCCGCCACACTCCGTAAGGAAAAGGGCCAGGACATCGATGCGGCCTGCGGCCAACTGCGCCGCCGCCATATCGATGCTACGTGA
- a CDS encoding lysophospholipid acyltransferase family protein, which produces MSHPELDYSTPVSFTFRQRLSLTLLAPLVALVIRLLFGTCRVEVRNAHYHYDAEKRFGCVLLVFWHEVLPLAAWRYRGTGYHTLTSYSYDGEFVARVISWHGMGALRGSSSRGGGDALNRMKAAIDRRVTLGFTPDGPRGPRREMKSGAAVLGARTGVPVIPTGLAVNRCWRMKSWDKMVIPKPFSLIVCEYGDAIAPCESEDETAIEAKRAEIEVALNEVQRKIERGVGMPE; this is translated from the coding sequence GTGAGCCATCCGGAGCTCGACTATTCAACTCCCGTCTCCTTTACGTTTCGCCAGCGACTGTCTCTCACCCTATTGGCCCCACTTGTTGCACTCGTGATCCGATTGTTGTTCGGAACATGCCGCGTCGAGGTGCGCAATGCGCACTACCACTACGACGCGGAGAAGCGGTTCGGTTGTGTGCTGCTGGTGTTTTGGCATGAAGTGTTGCCGTTGGCGGCGTGGCGCTATCGCGGAACCGGGTACCACACGCTTACGAGCTACAGCTACGACGGGGAATTTGTCGCAAGGGTCATCTCCTGGCATGGGATGGGCGCTCTGCGCGGTTCGTCGAGCCGAGGCGGCGGTGACGCGCTGAACCGAATGAAGGCCGCGATCGATCGCCGCGTCACCCTGGGGTTCACTCCCGATGGACCGCGCGGACCGCGGCGCGAAATGAAGTCAGGCGCGGCAGTGCTCGGCGCGCGGACGGGCGTTCCGGTGATTCCCACCGGGCTTGCGGTGAATCGCTGTTGGCGGATGAAATCGTGGGACAAGATGGTGATCCCGAAACCGTTCTCGTTGATCGTGTGTGAGTATGGGGACGCCATTGCGCCGTGCGAAAGCGAGGACGAGACGGCGATCGAGGCGAAGCGTGCAGAAATCGAAGTAGCGTTGAACGAGGTGCAGCGAAAAATTGAGCGCGGTGTGGGGATGCCGGAATGA
- a CDS encoding 2-dehydropantoate 2-reductase, with protein MKIAVIGPGAMGCLFAARLARAGSDVTLVDYKQDRAARLNANGIVVESADGTIEAKPKVVVTLPNNAELVIVLVKAHSTIHLNLNSRTPVLSLQNGLGNVETLCSLVGSANLLAGVTSEAVTQLDEGNVRHVAPGVTRFGAWTSCPTGPAVKALTAAGFNVEITESPGQAIWEKASVNAGINPVTALANRKNGALLEVPELRQLMRDLVVEAVKVAATEGYRFENSVVEVAEKTCADTSENISSMLQDVRNGRMTEIDALSGEIVRRAQLSALPTPRTRVVWQLVKGMEHR; from the coding sequence ATGAAGATTGCCGTAATCGGCCCGGGCGCGATGGGCTGCCTATTCGCGGCGCGCCTGGCGCGCGCGGGTTCCGACGTGACGCTGGTGGACTACAAGCAGGACCGAGCGGCGCGCCTGAACGCAAACGGTATCGTCGTTGAATCGGCAGACGGCACAATTGAAGCCAAACCCAAAGTGGTTGTGACTTTGCCGAACAATGCCGAACTGGTAATCGTCCTGGTCAAGGCGCATTCGACCATTCACCTGAACTTGAACAGCCGCACGCCGGTCCTTTCGCTGCAAAATGGACTGGGCAACGTGGAAACGTTATGTTCGCTGGTTGGCAGCGCGAACCTCCTCGCGGGCGTGACCTCTGAAGCCGTCACCCAACTTGACGAAGGCAACGTGCGGCACGTTGCGCCCGGAGTGACGCGGTTTGGCGCGTGGACGTCGTGTCCAACCGGGCCCGCGGTGAAAGCGCTGACCGCGGCAGGGTTCAACGTCGAGATTACCGAATCGCCGGGGCAGGCGATCTGGGAGAAGGCTTCGGTGAACGCGGGCATCAACCCGGTCACGGCCCTAGCCAACCGCAAGAACGGCGCATTGCTTGAAGTGCCGGAACTGCGGCAGCTCATGCGCGACCTTGTGGTCGAGGCGGTGAAAGTTGCCGCGACGGAAGGCTATCGCTTTGAGAACAGCGTGGTCGAAGTCGCCGAGAAGACTTGCGCGGACACTTCCGAGAACATTTCTTCCATGCTGCAGGACGTGCGCAACGGGCGCATGACGGAGATCGACGCGTTGAGCGGCGAGATTGTCCGCCGCGCGCAACTGTCCGCGTTGCCCACGCCTCGCACGCGCGTGGTGTGGCAGTTGGTGAAAGGCATGGAGCATCGGTGA
- a CDS encoding SPOR domain-containing protein → MPSKGGKDGGGLSQEQMLWVVLALLCTAVLFFAAGILVNKIQSGEKVTSTETGQVERLPGAKDTEERAPEESGTSTESNNSTTTAGVQVSPAPVVMPDGTAGSAPPSRPVTKRDSNTQFVPAPPPQREEASAKPDKPESPPVTEQQAAPTPVADAQPKTEQAAMPASEPAAPAPVSPLDDIEQQKEGESGPAGEFTIQVGSFDTMANAEAFKKAIEAKSDHTVTLYPVKDSKVVKACIGTYDTKEAAAKARAELDRIKDFKGCFVKPLSEL, encoded by the coding sequence ATGCCGAGTAAGGGTGGAAAAGACGGCGGCGGCCTGAGCCAGGAGCAAATGTTGTGGGTTGTGCTCGCGCTCTTGTGTACGGCTGTCTTGTTTTTTGCGGCGGGCATACTCGTCAATAAGATTCAATCCGGCGAAAAAGTCACGTCCACCGAAACCGGCCAAGTCGAGCGATTACCTGGCGCGAAGGACACCGAGGAGCGCGCACCGGAAGAGTCCGGCACGAGTACGGAATCGAACAACTCGACGACGACGGCCGGCGTTCAGGTCTCCCCCGCGCCCGTTGTCATGCCGGACGGCACGGCAGGCTCGGCGCCACCGTCGCGCCCGGTGACGAAGCGCGATTCGAACACGCAATTTGTTCCCGCGCCGCCACCGCAACGGGAAGAAGCGAGCGCGAAGCCGGATAAACCTGAATCCCCACCGGTAACGGAGCAACAGGCCGCGCCAACGCCTGTGGCGGACGCGCAGCCCAAGACGGAGCAAGCGGCTATGCCGGCGTCCGAACCCGCGGCACCCGCGCCGGTGTCTCCGTTGGATGATATCGAGCAGCAGAAAGAAGGCGAATCCGGGCCGGCGGGCGAGTTCACGATTCAAGTCGGATCGTTCGACACGATGGCGAATGCCGAGGCGTTTAAGAAGGCGATCGAAGCGAAGAGCGATCACACGGTTACGCTGTATCCCGTGAAGGACAGCAAAGTGGTAAAGGCCTGCATTGGCACGTACGACACGAAAGAAGCCGCCGCCAAAGCGCGCGCGGAGTTGGATCGGATAAAAGACTTCAAAGGCTGCTTCGTCAAGCCGCTCAGCGAACTCTAA
- the recA gene encoding recombinase RecA, with amino-acid sequence MAAAKDDVKVKALDIAVSQLEKQFGRGTLLRLGDDHFEQRVRAISTGSLSLDIATGVGGLPSGRVVEIFGPESSGKTTLALHVVASAQKQGGIACFIDAEHALDPSFAKKIGVDIDNLLVSQPDTAEQALEICETLVRSNAVDVIVIDSVAAMVPKAEVEGEMGDTHVGLQARLMSQALRKLTAAISRSRTLVIFINQIREKIGVMFGNPETTTGGRALKFYASMRIDVRRIATIKEREQDVGNRVRAKVVKNKLSPPFRQAEFDILFNEGISGEGDILDLAVEEKLLQKSGAWFSLNGDNLGQGRENTRQYLKDNPEVKEKLRAGILKKKGLDWLGTLPVEDAPGPDGNSGTTDK; translated from the coding sequence ATGGCAGCCGCTAAGGATGACGTGAAGGTAAAGGCGCTGGATATCGCGGTATCGCAGCTTGAGAAGCAGTTTGGCCGAGGAACACTGCTCCGTCTCGGCGACGACCACTTCGAGCAGCGCGTCCGGGCGATTTCGACGGGTAGCCTGTCGCTGGATATCGCTACCGGGGTCGGTGGCCTGCCGTCCGGCCGTGTCGTGGAGATTTTCGGCCCGGAGTCGTCCGGCAAGACGACCTTGGCGTTGCACGTTGTCGCGAGTGCGCAGAAGCAAGGGGGCATAGCGTGCTTTATCGATGCCGAGCACGCTTTGGATCCGTCATTTGCCAAGAAGATCGGCGTCGATATCGACAACCTGTTGGTTTCACAACCGGACACGGCGGAGCAGGCGCTCGAGATTTGTGAAACCCTGGTGCGAAGCAACGCGGTCGACGTAATCGTCATCGACTCGGTTGCGGCGATGGTCCCCAAGGCGGAGGTCGAGGGGGAAATGGGCGACACGCACGTTGGTCTTCAGGCGCGTCTGATGTCCCAAGCGCTTCGCAAGTTGACGGCGGCTATCAGCCGTTCGCGCACGCTGGTGATCTTCATCAACCAGATTCGCGAAAAGATTGGCGTCATGTTCGGCAATCCCGAGACGACTACAGGCGGCCGCGCGCTGAAGTTCTACGCGAGCATGCGAATCGACGTGCGCCGAATTGCGACGATCAAGGAGCGCGAGCAGGACGTCGGTAACCGGGTGCGCGCCAAGGTTGTCAAGAACAAGTTGAGCCCACCCTTCCGCCAGGCCGAATTCGACATTCTGTTTAACGAAGGGATTTCCGGCGAGGGTGACATTTTGGATTTGGCGGTCGAAGAGAAGCTTCTCCAAAAGAGCGGTGCGTGGTTCTCGCTCAATGGCGACAACCTGGGCCAAGGCCGCGAGAACACGCGACAGTACTTGAAGGACAATCCGGAGGTGAAAGAGAAGCTCCGAGCGGGTATCCTGAAGAAGAAGGGACTCGACTGGCTCGGCACGCTTCCCGTGGAAGACGCTCCCGGGCCGGACGGTAACTCAGGCACTACCGATAAGTAA
- a CDS encoding cell division protein ZapA, translated as MTRPTVEVRIAGLTLRVAPCGTHEQTAAIVEAVNARLKQFEAASTKVNTQAFALQAAYEFAKELAELQDRIAAEEQTVRDAVNGLVQRIEAIRREIEDSTETPG; from the coding sequence ATGACAAGGCCAACGGTAGAGGTGCGTATCGCCGGCTTGACGCTGCGCGTGGCGCCGTGCGGAACCCACGAGCAGACAGCCGCCATTGTAGAAGCCGTGAACGCTCGGTTGAAGCAGTTCGAGGCCGCCAGCACCAAGGTCAACACACAGGCATTTGCACTGCAGGCGGCCTACGAATTCGCGAAGGAGCTGGCCGAACTCCAGGACCGAATCGCCGCCGAGGAGCAGACCGTGCGGGATGCCGTTAATGGCTTGGTTCAGCGAATCGAAGCCATACGCCGGGAAATAGAAGATTCAACGGAGACACCGGGGTGA